One Thauera sp. K11 DNA window includes the following coding sequences:
- a CDS encoding SMR family transporter: MQQWLFLSVAIVSEVIATSALKASEGFSRLWPSLIVVAGYAVAFFFLSLTLRTIPVGVAYAVWSGAGVVLIALAAWLIYGQALDLPAIVGIVLIVAGVLVLNLFSKTTGHG, from the coding sequence ATGCAGCAGTGGCTTTTCCTTTCCGTGGCGATCGTCAGCGAGGTGATCGCGACTTCGGCGTTGAAGGCGTCCGAGGGCTTCAGCCGCCTGTGGCCGTCGCTGATCGTGGTGGCGGGCTACGCGGTCGCCTTCTTCTTCCTGTCGCTCACGCTGCGGACGATTCCGGTGGGCGTGGCCTACGCGGTGTGGTCCGGTGCCGGCGTGGTGCTGATCGCCCTCGCGGCGTGGCTCATCTACGGCCAGGCGCTGGACCTGCCGGCGATCGTCGGCATCGTGCTGATCGTCGCCGGCGTGCTCGTCCTCAACCTGTTCTCGAAGACGACGGGCCACGGGTAG
- a CDS encoding NAD(P)/FAD-dependent oxidoreductase gives MHFDIVIVGGGAGGLELAARLGRKLGPRQGRERVLLVDRAVFHIWKPTLHEVAAGTLDAHQEGLSYPVLARRNHFSFALGELAGLDGERRLLTLGETRDEHGGVLVPTRTISFGRLVLAMGSGSNSFGTPGAEHAHVLEHASDAQRFHAKLLAAFARASFSAEKTLSIAIVGGGATGVELSAELIEAHNELLESLGSEQRFRLDIALVEAADRILAGLPEQISAQARLALERKNVRVLTATRVTEVRRDRLLTTAGEIPADIIVWAAGIKAADANREFGLETNRINQFVVNDRLETSVPNVYALGDCAACRWQGDKLVPARAQAAHQQAGYLAGVLLAALQERRIDAPFVYRDFGSLVSLGENKGIGNLMGGLSGRNFFVEGLIAKWMYMSLHLNHHRAILGTGKTAVLALARLLQQRVSGRLKLH, from the coding sequence ATGCATTTCGACATCGTGATCGTCGGCGGCGGCGCCGGCGGGCTGGAACTCGCCGCGCGGCTCGGGCGCAAGCTCGGGCCGCGCCAGGGGCGCGAACGGGTGCTGCTGGTGGACCGCGCGGTCTTCCACATCTGGAAACCGACCCTGCACGAAGTGGCGGCCGGCACGCTCGACGCCCACCAGGAGGGCCTGTCCTACCCGGTTCTGGCGCGGCGCAACCACTTCAGCTTCGCGCTCGGCGAACTCGCCGGGCTGGACGGCGAGCGCCGCCTGCTCACGCTGGGCGAGACCCGCGACGAACATGGCGGCGTGCTGGTGCCGACCCGCACGATCAGCTTCGGCCGGCTGGTGCTGGCGATGGGCAGCGGCTCCAACTCCTTCGGCACGCCCGGCGCCGAGCACGCCCACGTGCTGGAACACGCCAGCGACGCCCAGCGCTTCCACGCCAAGCTGCTCGCCGCCTTCGCCCGCGCCTCGTTCTCCGCCGAGAAGACGCTGTCCATCGCCATCGTCGGCGGCGGCGCCACCGGCGTGGAACTGTCGGCCGAACTGATCGAGGCGCACAACGAACTGCTGGAGAGCCTGGGCAGCGAGCAGCGCTTCCGCCTCGACATCGCGCTGGTGGAGGCGGCCGACCGCATCCTCGCCGGGCTGCCGGAGCAGATCTCCGCACAGGCCCGCCTGGCGCTGGAGCGCAAGAACGTGCGGGTACTCACCGCCACCCGCGTCACCGAGGTCCGGCGCGACCGCCTGCTGACCACCGCCGGCGAGATCCCGGCCGACATCATCGTGTGGGCGGCGGGCATCAAGGCGGCCGATGCCAACCGCGAGTTCGGCCTCGAGACCAACCGCATCAACCAGTTCGTGGTGAACGACCGGCTGGAGACCTCGGTGCCCAACGTCTATGCGCTGGGCGACTGCGCCGCCTGCCGCTGGCAGGGCGACAAGCTGGTGCCGGCGCGCGCCCAAGCCGCCCACCAGCAGGCCGGCTACCTCGCCGGCGTGCTGCTGGCCGCGCTGCAGGAGCGCCGCATCGACGCACCCTTCGTCTATCGCGACTTCGGCTCGCTGGTGTCGCTCGGCGAGAACAAGGGCATCGGCAACCTGATGGGCGGGCTGTCCGGGCGCAACTTCTTCGTCGAGGGCCTGATCGCCAAGTGGATGTACATGTCGCTGCACCTCAACCACCACCGCGCCATCCTCGGCACCGGCAAGACCGCGGTGCTGGCGCTGGCGCGGCTATTGCAGCAGCGGGTGTCTGGGCGGCTCAAGCTGCACTGA
- a CDS encoding DUF1329 domain-containing protein, protein MNNDTARTAARWMLLLGMALAPAWAAAAEVAPGTVINAASLDKLKTESFEGKTIASMLTERMEYMIRNHGLYIRLRKSAPIAPDPRLLEVTRKNAANVSFDAATRSVKGWTAGLPFPDVSEKDPHAGEKLIWNMRYGSMMGDQPVEDLHFLMVDFDKGLDRVQKWQIKRYMTVGRLTGAKTFEGDGSEYSRTLLYATYPHDIRGIGTFTIRYTDPAKVDDSWVYVKSVRRVRRLSGNAWMDPIGGTVSLNDDIDGWDSPPSWYREVKLVGKRWVLAVAHGKQALVDGKATPEESYPQVDFKTPPFINTHDEWEPREVWVIEGVPPDEHPYGKKVVYMDTAFPRVYMAEMYDKKGEFWKFFTWHQSTVQGKDGFRAIGPLQGEQVDVKARKATIFVGDLRVNEAMSADDVTLGKLEAAGR, encoded by the coding sequence ATGAACAACGATACCGCCCGAACCGCCGCCCGCTGGATGCTCCTGCTCGGCATGGCGCTGGCTCCGGCCTGGGCCGCCGCCGCCGAAGTCGCGCCCGGCACGGTCATCAACGCCGCCAGCCTCGACAAGCTCAAGACCGAGAGCTTCGAGGGCAAGACCATCGCCAGCATGCTCACCGAGCGCATGGAGTACATGATCCGCAACCACGGCCTCTACATCAGGCTGCGCAAGTCGGCGCCCATCGCGCCCGACCCCCGCCTGCTCGAGGTCACGCGCAAGAACGCGGCGAACGTGAGCTTCGATGCGGCCACCCGCAGCGTGAAGGGCTGGACCGCCGGCCTGCCCTTCCCGGACGTGTCGGAAAAGGACCCCCACGCCGGCGAGAAGCTCATCTGGAACATGCGCTACGGCTCGATGATGGGCGACCAGCCGGTCGAGGACCTGCACTTCCTGATGGTTGATTTCGACAAGGGGCTCGACCGCGTGCAGAAATGGCAGATCAAGCGCTACATGACCGTGGGACGGCTCACCGGCGCGAAGACCTTCGAGGGCGATGGCAGCGAATATTCCCGCACCCTGCTGTACGCGACCTATCCGCACGACATCCGCGGCATCGGCACCTTCACCATCCGCTACACCGACCCGGCCAAGGTCGACGACAGTTGGGTGTATGTGAAGTCCGTGCGCCGCGTCCGGCGCCTGTCGGGCAACGCCTGGATGGACCCCATCGGCGGCACCGTGTCCCTCAACGACGACATCGACGGCTGGGATTCGCCGCCGTCGTGGTACCGGGAGGTGAAGCTGGTGGGCAAGCGCTGGGTGCTCGCCGTCGCCCACGGCAAGCAGGCGCTGGTGGACGGCAAGGCGACGCCGGAGGAGAGCTACCCGCAGGTGGATTTCAAGACGCCGCCCTTCATCAACACCCACGACGAATGGGAACCGCGCGAGGTCTGGGTGATCGAGGGCGTGCCGCCCGACGAGCATCCGTACGGCAAGAAGGTGGTGTACATGGACACGGCCTTCCCGCGCGTCTACATGGCCGAGATGTACGACAAGAAGGGCGAGTTCTGGAAGTTCTTCACCTGGCACCAGAGCACCGTGCAGGGCAAGGACGGCTTCCGGGCCATCGGGCCGCTGCAGGGCGAGCAGGTGGACGTCAAGGCGCGCAAGGCCACGATCTTCGTCGGCGACCTGCGGGTCAACGAAGCCATGAGCGCCGACGACGTGACGCTCGGCAAGCTCGAGGCCGCCGGCCGCTAG
- a CDS encoding DUF1302 family protein, which translates to MKRTTSPIRPRAHALLIALALAATTAAADDGPEFHLGGYVRAAASVNLQDAPETRQDDAGTLSMLRGTLLLDGDARMGPFRVKGIARAVREYQTDYLDRLEKRVKAGTPGGPGSDMMDYLYNEAEMRELYVEFDASDRVQFRLGKQQVVWGETDFFRAMDVVHGFDYRWRAFLEPENEELRKPLILANVMIQVPEAQGALQFLFRPGWDRRQDIGNTADLAGGRWRPQPYRGVDTLSATDYDPRHPEGDVRDKTWGARWSGRAGPVNYSLAYLQTYNPDPVLNSAFFPYKKAPGGLLGDWIHPRNDVVGATLSGYVQPIDAVLSTELVYTKDAAFNTGSRSLFPGVLPEGLGGILRRDTFTTMLRMDKNLDLRNLIGTSKQSMFSVQFFNTRILDFDRQDDIVMNVGYATRKKRDSALLTALLGMHYDGDRINPQIAAGWDMSYGGGFVIPSVDVVMGDLWRLKVEADLFFGGKPRRPGDLDSSTSTMGYFRDNNQLYVRLTRQF; encoded by the coding sequence ATGAAAAGAACGACCTCGCCGATCCGGCCGCGGGCGCATGCCCTGCTGATCGCCCTGGCATTGGCCGCGACCACGGCCGCCGCCGACGACGGGCCTGAGTTCCACCTCGGCGGCTACGTGCGCGCCGCCGCGTCGGTCAACCTGCAGGACGCGCCGGAAACGCGGCAGGACGACGCCGGCACCCTGTCGATGCTGCGCGGCACCCTGCTGCTGGACGGCGACGCCCGCATGGGGCCGTTCCGCGTCAAGGGCATCGCGCGCGCGGTGCGCGAATACCAGACCGATTATCTCGACCGGCTGGAGAAGCGGGTGAAGGCGGGCACGCCCGGCGGGCCGGGCTCCGACATGATGGACTACCTCTACAACGAGGCCGAGATGCGCGAGCTGTACGTCGAATTCGACGCCTCCGACCGCGTGCAATTCAGGCTCGGCAAGCAGCAGGTGGTGTGGGGCGAGACCGATTTCTTCCGCGCCATGGACGTGGTGCACGGCTTCGACTACCGCTGGCGCGCCTTCCTCGAGCCCGAGAACGAGGAACTGCGCAAGCCGCTCATCCTCGCCAACGTGATGATCCAGGTGCCCGAGGCGCAGGGCGCCCTGCAGTTCCTGTTCCGGCCGGGCTGGGATCGCAGGCAGGACATCGGCAACACGGCGGACCTGGCCGGCGGGCGCTGGCGGCCCCAGCCCTACCGCGGCGTGGATACCCTGTCGGCCACCGACTACGACCCGCGCCACCCCGAGGGCGACGTGCGCGACAAGACCTGGGGCGCGCGCTGGAGCGGCAGGGCGGGGCCGGTCAACTACTCGCTGGCCTACTTGCAGACCTACAACCCCGATCCGGTGCTCAATTCCGCCTTCTTCCCGTACAAGAAGGCGCCGGGCGGCCTTCTGGGCGACTGGATACATCCGCGCAACGACGTCGTCGGCGCGACCCTGTCGGGCTACGTGCAGCCCATCGACGCGGTGCTCAGCACCGAGCTGGTCTACACCAAGGACGCAGCTTTCAACACCGGCAGCAGGAGCCTGTTCCCCGGCGTGCTCCCCGAGGGGCTGGGCGGCATCCTGCGCCGCGACACCTTCACCACGATGCTGCGCATGGACAAGAACCTGGACCTGCGCAACCTCATCGGCACCAGCAAGCAGTCGATGTTCTCGGTGCAGTTCTTCAACACCCGCATCCTGGATTTCGACCGCCAGGACGACATCGTGATGAACGTGGGCTACGCCACCCGCAAGAAGCGGGATTCCGCGCTGCTCACCGCCCTGCTGGGCATGCACTACGACGGCGACCGCATCAACCCGCAGATCGCCGCGGGCTGGGACATGAGCTACGGCGGGGGCTTCGTCATTCCCAGCGTGGATGTCGTCATGGGCGACCTGTGGCGGCTCAAGGTGGAGGCCGACCTGTTCTTCGGCGGCAAGCCGCGCCGGCCGGGCGACCTCGACAGTTCCACCAGCACGATGGGCTACTTCCGCGACAACAACCAGCTCTACGTCCGCCTGACACGCCAATTCTGA